One Elusimicrobiaceae bacterium DNA window includes the following coding sequences:
- a CDS encoding glycosyltransferase family 2 protein has product MPPITLAMIARNEAHDLPGCVESARGLAEEIVLVDSGSSDETIAIARSLGATVSEHEFDGYAAQKNRALGRASNSWILHLDPDERLSPALRAEIENLFSAGGPECDAYSIPYENHFLGRRLKYGGLGSEKHIRLFRRDKASFSGGLVHEGIEVAGATGELENRIIHNSYPTLEEYFEKFNRYTTFAAVKMHRSGKRFSVFKAAAVPYEFAKRYILRLGFLDGFAGLVWSAVSAFYVFVKYAKLWQLQREADK; this is encoded by the coding sequence ATGCCGCCAATTACACTTGCCATGATAGCGCGCAACGAAGCGCACGATTTGCCGGGCTGCGTTGAAAGCGCGCGCGGACTGGCGGAAGAAATAGTGCTGGTGGACAGCGGCTCGTCCGACGAAACAATCGCGATCGCGAGATCGCTCGGCGCGACGGTGTCGGAGCATGAGTTCGACGGCTACGCCGCGCAGAAGAACCGCGCGCTCGGCAGGGCCTCCAACAGCTGGATCCTGCATCTCGACCCCGACGAACGGCTATCGCCCGCCCTGCGTGCCGAGATTGAAAACCTTTTCAGCGCGGGCGGACCGGAATGCGACGCCTACAGCATTCCGTATGAAAACCATTTTCTGGGCAGGCGGCTTAAATACGGCGGGCTCGGCAGCGAGAAACATATCCGCCTGTTCAGGCGGGACAAAGCGTCATTCAGCGGCGGGCTTGTGCACGAAGGAATTGAAGTGGCCGGCGCTACCGGCGAGCTGGAAAACCGCATCATTCACAATTCCTACCCCACGCTTGAAGAATATTTCGAGAAATTCAACCGCTACACCACTTTCGCCGCAGTCAAGATGCACCGGTCCGGCAAACGGTTTTCCGTATTCAAGGCGGCGGCCGTGCCCTATGAATTCGCCAAACGCTATATTCTGCGGCTGGGGTTTCTGGACGGGTTCGCGGGGCTTGTGTGGAGCGCCGTGTCGGCGTTTTATGTGTTCGTGAAATACGCCAAGCTCTGGCAGTTGCAACGGGAGGCTGACAAATGA
- a CDS encoding glycosyltransferase family 4 protein has protein sequence MKIIQYADESWDSGLTEYALTLARALAARGHACYFMAAPDGYARKRAEQFGLPVLAAEKSAGGFFRLLQQLRAIKPEIINAHTGSAHSHSVMLAAAGLPGTAVIRTRADARELRRKPFSGLLWNRTAGFIAANSRIMNRFAAVFGGGIKAELIPQGIFTPQTPPVPAQGLKIGLVGRLDPVKGHTVALEAMAQVLARHPGARLLVAGEDRNVTADGLKKMAAGLGIENSIEFYGRLGDVFRFMDGCALGIVPSAGSEAVSRVALEWMSRARPVIASDVGGLADLVRDGLTGALVPPGEPDALAGKISGYLSAPQKLAEAGRSGRAYYEERFTPETFAAASENFYRKVIA, from the coding sequence ATGAAAATAATCCAATACGCAGACGAGAGCTGGGATTCCGGGCTTACCGAATACGCGCTTACTCTGGCGCGGGCGCTTGCCGCACGCGGGCACGCCTGCTATTTCATGGCCGCGCCGGACGGCTACGCCCGCAAACGGGCGGAACAGTTCGGTCTGCCGGTGCTGGCGGCTGAAAAAAGCGCGGGCGGTTTTTTCCGGCTGCTTCAGCAGCTGCGGGCGATAAAGCCGGAAATTATCAACGCTCACACGGGCTCGGCGCACAGCCACTCGGTAATGCTTGCGGCGGCGGGCCTGCCGGGAACCGCGGTCATCCGCACCCGAGCCGACGCACGCGAGTTGCGGCGCAAGCCGTTTTCGGGCCTGCTGTGGAACCGGACGGCGGGGTTCATCGCCGCCAACAGCCGGATCATGAACCGGTTTGCCGCCGTTTTTGGCGGCGGTATAAAAGCGGAACTGATACCGCAGGGTATTTTCACGCCGCAAACCCCGCCCGTGCCGGCGCAGGGCCTGAAAATAGGACTTGTAGGCCGGCTGGACCCGGTAAAAGGCCACACCGTCGCGCTCGAAGCAATGGCGCAGGTGCTCGCGCGGCACCCCGGCGCGCGGCTTCTTGTCGCGGGCGAGGACAGGAATGTGACGGCCGACGGCCTTAAAAAAATGGCGGCCGGGCTGGGTATTGAAAACAGCATCGAGTTTTACGGCCGGCTCGGCGACGTGTTCAGGTTCATGGACGGGTGCGCGCTGGGCATTGTGCCGTCAGCCGGATCAGAAGCGGTTTCGCGCGTCGCGCTTGAGTGGATGAGCAGGGCGCGGCCGGTAATAGCTTCCGACGTGGGCGGGCTGGCGGATCTGGTGCGCGACGGCCTGACCGGCGCGCTGGTTCCGCCCGGAGAGCCTGACGCACTCGCCGGAAAAATCAGCGGATACCTGTCCGCTCCGCAAAAACTTGCGGAGGCGGGCCGGAGCGGCCGGGCTTATTACGAAGAACGCTTCACCCCGGAAACCTTCGCCGCCGCGTCCGAAAATTTCTACAGGAAGGTGATCGCCTGA
- a CDS encoding glycosyltransferase family 9 protein produces the protein MTAQKRILLVRTDRIGDVVLTTPALALLRRKYPAAHIALLVRPYTAGAVRNNPDLNEVIEFDGVLKTARLLREKKFHAAVLFFVDRPSALTVFLARIPRRIGPASKIWSLLLTRPVFQNRSRGKRHEADYNTALLAPLGVEFQKIPPVIFCPPPQRIWAEQYLTSEFGIAPASDTVFLHPGSRGSARDWPLQNFAELALLLRKARPDLHILFTGSGAELAALARNIKPEPGIHLMRHDLPLEKYCALVSKAAVMAANSTGPLHLAVALGVPVVAFFPPLAGCLPVRWGPYGGKSDTLMPDRKEWDEFCAREGSDQNAMRLIAPVHALPAVLQQLEGAGKR, from the coding sequence ATGACCGCCCAGAAACGGATTCTGCTGGTCCGCACCGACCGGATCGGTGATGTGGTGCTCACCACCCCCGCGCTCGCGCTTCTGCGCCGGAAATATCCGGCGGCGCATATAGCGCTGCTGGTGCGCCCCTATACGGCGGGCGCGGTCCGCAACAATCCGGATCTGAACGAAGTTATCGAATTTGACGGCGTGCTCAAGACCGCGCGCCTGCTGCGTGAAAAAAAGTTTCACGCAGCCGTGCTGTTTTTTGTTGACCGGCCCAGCGCGCTGACCGTGTTTCTGGCGCGGATTCCCCGGCGGATCGGCCCAGCCTCCAAAATCTGGTCGCTGCTGCTTACGCGCCCGGTTTTTCAGAACCGGTCGCGCGGCAAGCGGCATGAAGCGGATTACAACACCGCGCTGCTGGCGCCGCTGGGAGTGGAGTTTCAGAAAATACCGCCGGTCATTTTCTGTCCGCCGCCGCAGCGCATCTGGGCCGAGCAGTATCTGACGTCGGAATTCGGCATTGCGCCGGCCTCGGACACGGTGTTTCTGCATCCCGGCTCGCGCGGCTCGGCGCGCGACTGGCCGCTTCAGAATTTCGCGGAGCTGGCCCTTCTGCTGCGCAAAGCGCGCCCCGACCTCCATATTCTGTTCACCGGTTCGGGCGCCGAACTGGCGGCTCTGGCAAGAAACATAAAGCCGGAACCGGGCATCCACCTAATGCGCCATGACCTGCCGCTTGAAAAATACTGCGCGCTTGTTTCAAAAGCGGCGGTAATGGCCGCCAATTCTACCGGCCCGCTGCATCTGGCGGTCGCGCTGGGCGTGCCGGTTGTGGCTTTCTTCCCGCCGCTTGCGGGATGCCTGCCGGTCAGATGGGGCCCTTACGGCGGCAAAAGCGACACGCTCATGCCGGACAGAAAAGAGTGGGACGAGTTTTGCGCCCGGGAAGGATCCGATCAAAACGCCATGCGGCTGATTGCGCCGGTTCACGCGCTGCCGGCGGTGCTTCAGCAGCTGGAAGGCGCCGGGAAAAGATGA
- a CDS encoding glycosyltransferase family 2 protein yields MRSLSVIIPNYNGEKLLREFLPSVLAALDNYSGPKELVLADDCSTDPGVATAAMLAAGRDWVRIVSAGRNGGFSAACNMGAASAGHEILFFLNNDVRLEPDYFSGFSGYFDDETVFAVAPCGFSWHDRKQIDGVKTVSWSGGFLRFTGNIYNAALKPGGPYLSFSVQGAYFFADRAKFFLLGGFDELYSPYIMEETDLAYRALKRGWKIVYGRDFKGYHRVGSSIQSKTSRTTQVISARNRLVFTWKNIHSAPMLAWHFVCLGVRLLGLSAVQWRGFFAALAMLGPIRRARAAARAQAGTDDRALLDFYLPYFAALRSGML; encoded by the coding sequence ATGCGTTCCTTGAGCGTGATTATCCCCAATTATAACGGCGAAAAACTGCTGCGCGAGTTTCTTCCGTCGGTGCTGGCCGCGCTGGACAATTATTCCGGGCCGAAAGAGCTTGTTCTGGCCGACGACTGCTCGACCGACCCGGGCGTCGCTACCGCCGCCATGCTCGCCGCCGGGCGGGACTGGGTGCGAATCGTTTCCGCCGGGCGAAACGGCGGGTTCTCCGCGGCCTGCAACATGGGCGCGGCTTCCGCGGGTCACGAAATACTTTTCTTTCTTAACAACGATGTGCGGCTGGAACCCGACTATTTTTCGGGATTTTCCGGCTATTTCGACGACGAAACGGTGTTCGCCGTCGCGCCCTGCGGGTTCAGCTGGCACGACAGGAAACAGATTGACGGGGTGAAAACCGTAAGCTGGTCCGGCGGATTTTTGCGGTTTACCGGCAATATTTACAACGCCGCGCTTAAACCGGGCGGTCCGTATCTGTCTTTTTCGGTGCAGGGCGCGTATTTCTTCGCCGACCGCGCGAAATTTTTCCTGCTGGGCGGGTTCGACGAGCTTTATTCGCCCTACATCATGGAAGAAACCGATCTCGCCTACCGCGCGCTTAAACGCGGCTGGAAAATCGTTTACGGACGGGATTTCAAGGGATATCACCGGGTGGGTTCGTCCATCCAGTCGAAAACTTCCCGCACGACACAGGTTATTTCGGCCCGGAACAGGCTGGTCTTCACATGGAAAAACATTCACAGCGCGCCGATGCTGGCGTGGCATTTTGTCTGTCTGGGAGTGCGGCTGCTGGGTTTGTCGGCCGTCCAGTGGCGCGGGTTTTTTGCCGCGCTTGCCATGCTCGGGCCCATACGCCGGGCCCGCGCGGCGGCACGGGCGCAGGCTGGCACGGACGATCGCGCCCTGCTTGATTTTTATCTGCCTTATTTTGCCGCGCTCCGATCCGGAATGCTATAA
- the waaF gene encoding lipopolysaccharide heptosyltransferase II has translation MNDAKGSPDLNYTPHILVVRLSSLGDIILTSPVYRNIKEKWPRCEINVLVKPQFAAALAGNPHVDRVIPFRSIWHTLGIIRQLNITHFLDLHANLRTFIISALTTIPYKSRYSKDSIERRMFVKFGIPSPCLQRHVLDRYLDALKPWDIPIKYRDLKLVDWNYYKKDSAGQPQNASKICIYQTAFLGDAVLTAPLIRKTAELFPNAEITLVTRPETVDIFKPLREISLIIIDDKHSTGLLNGIRKMTKALRSRRFDVIIVPHRSFRSALIAWLSGAPVRVGFSSSAGKLLYNRLVPFSWLLHDTERNLSLLNAISPADITPAPVSFRENEKIRAEINSRLERLGCRPDRPLIGIHPGSAWFTKRWPPERFAMVIRLLYKTLHARAVLVGGKGDYELGEQICRLSRTDAINWTGKTDLPELMALMTRLRLFITNDSGPMHIATAFNVPTVGIFGPTTRELGFFPYGSGHRVIEKDLACRPCTLHGGNTCPREHFLCMRLITASEVFASSYEMLTGKRFDMNSQVTVRPAAHSAAIAPAAKTASPQKQIEKQPVKPLAERPVSRSAEQAPNPARVKYSPEPEYAPPPKKTERKSSGPKYFDGTNDTPPSPRPQNFKTTVKLVPVPKRNTVIFEGNSGMEEQPKTNLFGVPETEPAQKQKDSASEADKPGRSASAARPGEEQQAKHGRRTDGPLVSEDELEKWEKSLSQPETQNSGPEPVIWQNPEAEPIDPPLSEMNKIFEQAEPDPAVPETAPEPDDVKPARPVWDEPAAPHKPQPEKKPAAVPVPEIITWQNPIPLAEETARITGAEETEETSPKKGLFGIFKSPKTEKRTPITPPQEPVPEQDGGPDETLLIAGAISKTDLPDLQDMQDGPADQQPVQEVTGRNENPAPEITDKPGPEESDKQAPKLEFTDSAGNPLDPLDF, from the coding sequence ATGAACGACGCCAAAGGATCTCCCGACTTGAATTATACTCCGCACATTCTGGTGGTGCGGCTGTCTTCGCTTGGCGATATTATTTTAACGTCGCCCGTTTACCGCAATATAAAAGAGAAATGGCCGCGCTGCGAAATCAACGTACTGGTGAAGCCCCAGTTCGCGGCGGCACTGGCGGGCAACCCGCATGTGGACAGGGTTATCCCGTTCCGAAGCATCTGGCACACGCTCGGCATAATCCGGCAGCTCAATATAACCCATTTTCTGGATCTGCACGCCAATCTGCGAACCTTCATCATAAGCGCCCTGACAACGATTCCATACAAATCCCGCTACAGCAAAGACTCCATTGAAAGGCGGATGTTCGTGAAATTCGGGATCCCCAGCCCCTGCCTGCAGCGGCATGTGCTGGACCGGTATCTCGACGCGCTCAAGCCGTGGGACATCCCGATAAAATACCGTGACCTGAAACTGGTTGACTGGAATTATTACAAAAAAGATTCCGCTGGCCAGCCGCAAAACGCCTCGAAGATCTGCATCTACCAGACCGCGTTTCTGGGCGACGCGGTGCTGACCGCCCCGCTGATCAGAAAAACCGCGGAACTGTTCCCCAACGCCGAGATAACGCTGGTCACCCGGCCCGAAACGGTGGATATTTTCAAGCCGCTCCGCGAAATCAGCCTGATTATCATTGACGACAAACACAGCACCGGCCTGTTAAACGGCATCCGCAAGATGACAAAAGCGCTGAGAAGCCGCCGGTTCGATGTGATAATAGTGCCGCACCGGTCATTCCGGAGCGCGCTTATAGCGTGGCTGAGCGGCGCGCCGGTGCGGGTGGGGTTTTCGTCGAGCGCGGGAAAATTGCTTTATAACCGGCTGGTTCCGTTTTCCTGGCTGCTGCACGATACGGAACGCAATCTTTCCCTGCTAAACGCAATTTCACCGGCCGACATAACGCCGGCGCCCGTTTCTTTCCGTGAAAACGAAAAGATCCGCGCGGAAATCAACAGCCGGCTCGAACGGCTGGGCTGCCGCCCGGATCGCCCGCTTATCGGCATTCACCCCGGCTCGGCCTGGTTCACCAAACGCTGGCCGCCGGAACGGTTTGCGATGGTCATCCGGCTGCTTTACAAAACGCTGCACGCGCGCGCGGTGCTCGTAGGCGGCAAAGGGGATTACGAACTGGGCGAGCAGATCTGCCGGCTTTCCCGCACCGACGCGATAAACTGGACCGGCAAAACCGATCTGCCGGAACTGATGGCGCTGATGACCAGATTGCGGCTTTTCATTACCAATGATTCCGGGCCCATGCATATTGCCACGGCGTTTAACGTGCCGACCGTGGGTATTTTCGGGCCGACCACCAGGGAACTCGGCTTCTTCCCCTACGGGTCCGGGCACCGCGTGATAGAAAAGGATCTGGCCTGCCGGCCATGCACGCTGCACGGCGGCAACACCTGTCCGCGCGAGCATTTCCTGTGCATGCGGCTTATAACCGCTTCCGAAGTGTTTGCCAGCAGCTACGAAATGCTTACCGGCAAACGCTTTGATATGAATTCCCAAGTCACGGTGCGGCCGGCGGCGCACTCCGCCGCCATCGCTCCGGCCGCAAAAACCGCGTCGCCGCAAAAACAGATTGAGAAACAACCCGTGAAGCCGCTGGCCGAGCGTCCGGTGTCCAGATCCGCGGAACAGGCTCCGAACCCCGCAAGAGTTAAGTATTCGCCCGAGCCGGAATACGCGCCTCCTCCGAAAAAAACGGAGAGAAAATCCTCCGGGCCCAAATATTTTGACGGCACGAACGACACGCCCCCCAGCCCGCGCCCGCAAAACTTTAAAACAACGGTGAAACTGGTGCCTGTGCCCAAACGCAACACCGTTATTTTCGAAGGCAATTCCGGCATGGAAGAACAGCCGAAAACAAACCTGTTCGGCGTGCCGGAGACCGAACCGGCGCAGAAACAGAAAGACAGCGCATCAGAAGCTGACAAACCCGGCAGATCCGCCAGCGCCGCCAGACCGGGAGAAGAACAGCAGGCAAAACACGGCCGCAGGACGGACGGGCCGCTGGTCAGCGAAGACGAACTGGAAAAATGGGAAAAAAGTTTAAGCCAGCCGGAGACGCAGAACAGCGGCCCCGAGCCTGTCATCTGGCAAAATCCCGAGGCGGAGCCAATAGACCCGCCGCTCTCGGAAATGAATAAAATATTCGAACAGGCGGAGCCGGACCCGGCAGTTCCGGAAACCGCACCTGAACCCGATGACGTCAAACCGGCCCGGCCCGTTTGGGACGAGCCCGCCGCGCCGCACAAACCGCAGCCCGAGAAAAAACCCGCGGCCGTTCCCGTGCCGGAAATAATCACCTGGCAAAATCCGATCCCGCTGGCTGAAGAAACGGCGCGCATTACCGGCGCCGAGGAAACGGAAGAAACCAGCCCGAAAAAAGGCCTGTTCGGGATTTTCAAATCCCCAAAAACCGAAAAACGCACCCCGATCACTCCGCCGCAGGAACCCGTTCCCGAGCAGGACGGCGGGCCGGATGAAACACTGCTCATCGCCGGAGCGATCAGCAAAACCGATCTGCCGGATTTGCAGGACATGCAGGACGGGCCGGCCGATCAGCAGCCAGTTCAGGAAGTTACCGGACGCAACGAAAATCCCGCGCCGGAAATTACTGACAAACCCGGCCCCGAAGAGTCGGACAAACAAGCGCCGAAACTAGAGTTTACCGACAGCGCCGGCAATCCGCTGGATCCGCTGGACTTTTAA
- a CDS encoding glycosyltransferase N-terminal domain-containing protein — translation MTGVFLLIAGNLLFPFIAAGYLVYFFLTPRRGLLGRLASELAQRFVCYGGAADLPVRPVWIHAASVGEVKSISGLTAALKEKYPGRAILLTTSTAAGRAEARKNPCISKAVLAPLDFYPLVTRFIKLFKPSSLILIETELWPNMLTACRMAGVETCIINGRLSAKSLFTYSLVKPMMRLAFKGVRTACLQTEEIAARYEKLGLPKNRITVTGNIKYDRLDESATRTAQVAALTDALGWTGKKILVCGSTHPAEEELLARTFAEISDTIHDYRVIAAPRHLERAEQVCSIFRKAGLATARLTQRDAQALQPAAGTQVLVADTMGWLTSFYGAGTACFVGGTIAPRGGHNLLEAAIAGKPVLFGPHTGNTPETAAKLAANGGGLPVTVENFASSLIQLLNKPGRIAELGRRARETALSYKGATNRTLDALPDSLFK, via the coding sequence ATGACCGGCGTTTTTCTTCTCATTGCGGGAAACCTGCTGTTTCCATTCATAGCGGCGGGCTATCTGGTTTATTTTTTCCTTACTCCGCGCAGAGGCCTGCTCGGCCGGCTCGCCAGCGAGCTGGCGCAACGGTTTGTGTGTTACGGCGGCGCCGCGGATCTGCCCGTGCGCCCGGTCTGGATTCATGCGGCCAGCGTAGGCGAAGTGAAATCCATCTCGGGCCTGACCGCCGCACTTAAAGAGAAATATCCCGGCCGCGCGATTTTGCTTACCACGTCCACGGCGGCGGGCAGGGCGGAGGCGCGGAAAAACCCATGCATTTCAAAAGCCGTGCTCGCGCCGCTTGATTTTTATCCGCTGGTCACGCGTTTCATAAAGCTCTTCAAGCCGTCCAGCCTGATACTCATTGAAACCGAACTCTGGCCCAACATGCTTACCGCCTGCCGCATGGCCGGAGTCGAAACGTGCATAATAAACGGCCGGCTTTCCGCAAAAAGCCTGTTTACCTATTCGCTTGTCAAGCCGATGATGCGGCTGGCGTTCAAAGGCGTGCGAACTGCCTGCCTGCAGACGGAGGAAATCGCGGCGCGCTATGAAAAACTCGGGCTGCCGAAAAACCGGATTACCGTCACCGGCAATATAAAGTACGACCGGCTGGACGAATCCGCCACCAGAACCGCGCAGGTGGCGGCTCTGACGGACGCGCTCGGATGGACGGGCAAAAAAATTCTGGTTTGCGGCAGCACTCATCCGGCCGAGGAAGAGCTGCTCGCCCGGACTTTCGCGGAAATTTCGGACACAATTCATGATTACCGCGTAATCGCCGCGCCGCGCCACCTTGAACGCGCGGAACAGGTCTGCTCCATTTTCCGCAAAGCGGGCCTCGCCACGGCGCGGCTGACACAGCGGGACGCGCAGGCTCTCCAGCCTGCGGCCGGCACGCAGGTGCTTGTAGCCGACACGATGGGCTGGCTCACCTCTTTCTACGGCGCCGGCACAGCCTGCTTTGTGGGCGGCACGATAGCGCCGCGCGGCGGGCACAATCTGCTGGAAGCGGCCATTGCCGGCAAGCCGGTGCTTTTCGGCCCGCACACGGGCAACACGCCCGAAACTGCGGCGAAACTCGCGGCGAACGGAGGCGGGCTGCCGGTTACGGTCGAAAATTTCGCCTCCAGTTTGATACAATTACTTAATAAGCCCGGGCGCATTGCCGAACTGGGTCGCCGCGCGCGTGAAACGGCTCTGTCATACAAAGGCGCTACGAACCGCACGCTGGATGCTTTGCCGGACAGCTTGTTCAAATGA
- a CDS encoding lysophospholipid acyltransferase family protein, protein MSSSSSTTPAGKVTWLHRAAGWAGYFFLLCTGRTSRISWIKDPAVEELERRGKNYIFAIWHCKQAFLIYTHRRRRICALVSMSKDGEYIARVLMRAGLSAVRGSTSRGGTKALLGLLGKIGEGFCPVITPDGPRGPRRTVQQGVIFLARKTGLPIVPLACGNSRKMVFNSWDRFELPLPFSRAAVVEGAPITVGEDETAESAAARIKLALDRATDKADRLAAQ, encoded by the coding sequence ATGTCTTCCTCGTCATCCACAACTCCGGCAGGAAAAGTCACGTGGCTGCACCGTGCCGCGGGCTGGGCCGGTTACTTTTTTTTACTGTGTACCGGCAGGACTTCGCGCATAAGCTGGATAAAAGATCCGGCGGTCGAGGAACTGGAACGCCGCGGGAAAAACTATATCTTCGCCATCTGGCACTGCAAGCAGGCCTTCCTTATTTATACGCACCGGCGCCGGCGGATCTGCGCGCTGGTAAGCATGAGCAAAGACGGCGAATATATCGCCAGAGTGCTGATGCGCGCCGGCCTGTCGGCCGTGCGCGGCTCAACCAGCCGGGGCGGCACAAAAGCGCTGCTGGGACTGCTGGGGAAAATCGGGGAAGGGTTCTGCCCGGTAATAACGCCGGACGGGCCGAGAGGCCCGCGCCGGACGGTTCAGCAGGGCGTTATTTTCCTCGCCCGGAAAACCGGCCTGCCGATAGTGCCGCTGGCCTGCGGCAACAGCCGTAAAATGGTTTTCAATTCCTGGGACCGGTTCGAACTGCCTCTCCCTTTTTCGCGCGCGGCGGTAGTGGAAGGCGCGCCGATCACGGTCGGGGAAGACGAAACAGCCGAGTCGGCCGCAGCCCGGATCAAGCTGGCGCTGGACCGGGCAACCGATAAAGCCGACCGGCTTGCCGCGCAATGA